A region of the Curtobacterium flaccumfaciens pv. betae genome:
CTTGGCGGCCTTGGCGATCGCGCCGACCTGGTCGTCGAACTTGCGGATGTTGCCCGGGTTGACGCGGACGGCCGCACAGCCGGCGTCGATCGCCTGGAAGACGTACTTCGGCTGGAAGTGGATGTCGGCGATCACGGGGATCTGCGACTTCTTCGCGATGATCGCCAGCGCGTCGGCGTCGTCCTGCGTGGGCACGGCGACCCGGACGATGTCACAGCCCGAGGCCGTGAGTTCGGCGATCTGCTGCAGCGTCGCGTTGATGTTGGTGGTCTGCGTCGTGGTCATCGACTGCACGGACACCGGGGCGTCGCCGCCCACGAGCACCTTGCCGACCCGGATCTGCCGCGACTTGCGACGCGGAGCGAGGGTTTCGGGGGACTTGGGCATACCGAGGTTGACTGCGGGCACGTGAGCACTCTACGCGCTCGGTCTGACCGTGCCGGGTCCGGTCCCCGTGCGTCCGTTCAGAGCTCCCTGACCGAGTCCACGACCGTGATGAGCGGGGCGTAGAGCCGCATCACCGCGAGCGCATGGTCGTGGTCCTCGTCGGTCCCGCCGGCGCAGGCGTCGGCCACGACGGTCACCGTCGCACCGGCGTCGGCCGCCGCCAGCGCGGTCGACAGGACACAGCAGTCGGTCGAGACCCCCGTGAGCACCAGGTGCGGGTGGTCGCCCACGACGGCCTGGAGGCTCGTCCCCCACTTGCCGAAGGTCGGTTCCGTCACGACGGGGTCGTTCCGGTCCGCTGCCGCCGACGCGAACGGCTCGGTGAGCGCGTACAGCGGGTCGGCGTCCGGGACCAGTGCGAAGGGCCAGTCGCGGTAGTACGGCACCCACGCACCCTCGGGCTCCGCCGGAGCCACGAAGCGGGTGAACACCGTGCGGCCCGTGAACCGCGGCAGGAGTCGCTCGATGCCGGCACCGGCGTGGTCGTACCGCGGGGCGGCCCACGGGTTCTCGCCGGTGAAGACCTGCTGCATGTCGATCACGACAAGCCAGGCGTCGTCGGGGATCTCCGCGCTCATCGCAGGTCGTCCGGGGTGGCGAGTGCTTCTTGGCGGCGGATCGAGCCGCGCGCGAACAGCAGCGTGCCGAGGAACCCGACGACCAGGGCGACGAGGACGCCGAGGTTCGCGTAGGCCCAGGGCCCCTCGCGGCCGCCGAGGCCGAACGGGCCGAGCAGGTAGCCCTGCCACGTCAACCACGCGGGCGACGAGAGCGTCACGAGTCCCCAGCCCAGGGCCGTGCCGACCAGGACCAGCGCGATCGCGCCCCACCGGACGTCACCGTAGCGGCCGCGACGGTCGTCGAGCTCGGACTCCGCGTAGGCGCGTCGGCGCAGCAGGACATCCGCGACGAAGATGCCGGCCCACACCGCGATCGGCACGCCGAGGGTGATCAGGAACGCCTGGAAGGGCTTCGCGAAGCTGGTCGCGAAGAAGGCGATGTACACGGCGCCGGCAACCATGAACGCTCCGTCGACCCCGGCGGCGACCGGCCGCGGGATCTTCACGCCGACGCTCAGCAGCGCGAGGCCCGACGAGTAGATGTCGAGGACGGCTCCCCCGACGAGCCCGAGGATCGCCACGATCGCGAACGGGATGAGGAACCAGATCGGAAGGATGGTGGTGAGCGCGCCGATCGGGTCGTCCTGGATGGCAGCGTTCAGGTCCGGCGACGACCCGGCGAGCAGGACCCCGAACACCACGAGGATCGCCGGGGCCAGCGCGCCGCCGAAGGTCGTCCACCCGACGACCCCACCGGTGGACGCAGCCCGCGGCAGGTACCGCGAGTAGTCGGCAGCCGCGTTCACCCAGCCAAGGCCGAAGCCGGTCATCACCAGGACCAGGGCCCCGATGACCTGCTGACCGCTGCCGGCGGGCATCGCGGCGATCGCGGCGAAGTCGATGGAGGGCACCGCGAGCACGATGTAGACGACGGTGAGCACCCCCGTGATGACCGTGATCAAGGTCTGCAGGCGCATGATCACGTCGAAGCCCGCAACGCCGGCCCCGACCACGAGCGCGGCGACGACGACCAGCGCGACGACCTTCGTCAGCACCCCGCCGTCCCAGCCGAGCTCGGTGAAGACCGTCGAGGTCGCCAGGACCGCCAGGGCGGCGAGCGACGTCTCCCACCCGACGGTGAGGATCCAGCTGAGGAACGAGGGCACCCGGTTGCCCCGCACGCCGAACGCCGCACGGCTCAGCACCATCGTCGGCGCGGAGCCGCGTTTGCCGGCGATCGCGACGACGCCGCACAGCAGGAACGAGAACACCACCCCGATCACCGAGACGATCGTCGCCTGGGCCAGCGAGATGCCGAAGCCGAGGACGAAGGAGCCGTAACTCAGGCCGAGGACGGAGATGTTGGCGGCGAACCACGGCCAGAACAGCCCCCTCGGGGTGCCCTTCCGGTCGGACTCGGCGATCACGTCGAGCCCCTGGCGTTCGACGGCGCGAACCTCGGGCGGGTTCGTGGCGGCTGTGCTCATGCGCTGAGCGTAGTGGCTCGGCAGCCCTACCCGAAGAGGTTCACCGGACGAACGATGTCGGCGTAGATGAGCAGGGCGCTCATGCCCGCCAGCAGCACCACGACCACCATCGTCAGCGGCATCGTCTTCGCCAGGTCGATGGGCCCCGGGTCCGCCTTGCCGACGAGCTTGAACGACCGTCGCTTGATCGCCTCCCAGAGCGCACCGGCGATGTGTCCACCGTCGAGCGGCAGCAGCGGCACCATGTTCAGCACGAACAAGCCGATGTTGAGCGAGGCCAGCAGCCCGAGGATCGTGTACGCCTTGTCGACCACGGGGACACCGCTCATCGACGAGACCTCGCCGATCGCACGGCCGACGCCCACCACCGACACGGGGCTGTCCTGCGACCGCTCCTGGGCGCCGAACGCGGCGTTCCACACCGCGACCAGGCGCTGCGGCAGGTCGATGATCAGGTGCGCCGACGCCGCGATCTGGGCGCCGGTCGCGGGCAGCACCTCGGCCGGGGACTGCCGCACCAGGGACTGCCCGATGCTGACGCCGACCACGCCGACACGCTGGGTCTTCGTGGTGCCGTCGTCGTTCTTGACGACCTTGCCCTCGGCGTCGTAGACGTCGCGGGTGGCGGTCGTCGGGGTGATCTCGAGGGTCTTTCGGGCACCGTCGCGCTCGACCACCACGGTGACCTGCTCACCGGCGGACTCCTGGAAGACCTCGGAGACGCGGGTGATCGTGGGGTCCTGCTCGCCGTTCACCGAGAGCACGACGTCACCGGGCTCGATGCCGGCCTGCTTCGCCGGGGACACCGCGTCGCCGGGCGAGCACTCGGTCGTCTGGCTGTTCGGCAGCACGCACCCGACGCTCGACGTGAAGGTCGTGGTCGGCGCCCCGAACCCGCACAGCAGCACGCCGAACAGCACGATGCCGATCACCAGGTTCATGGCCGGGCCCGCGACCATGACGATGATCCGCTTCCACGGCGTCAGGCGGTAGAAGGCACGGGAGTCGTCGCCACCGGAGTCCGCGATCTGTTCGGCGCTGGCCTGGCGGGCGTCCTGCACGAACGCGCCGTACATGCCGGTGTTCGTGATGGCGTTCGCCCGGCCCGAGGCGCGCGGCTTGAGCATGCCGACCATCGAGATGTACCCACCGAGCAGGATCGGACGGATCCCGTACTCGGTCTCACCCCGCTTGAACGACCACATCGCCTTGCCGAAGCCCAGCGAGTACTGCGTCACCTTGACGTTGAAGAGCTTCGCGAAGGACAGGTGTCCCAGCTCGTGGAGTCCGATCGAGACCAGCAGGCCGATGATGAAGACGACCACGCCGAGGACGAAGAGCAGGACGGATTCGACGGTCACCGGGAAAGAGTACGGGACTGATTCCATGACGGAGCCGAGCGCCGTCTGAGAGGCGAGCTGGGCCTCCCGTCCGTCGCCGTCCGCGGTCTGCCGCCTCCGCGTCGGACGGGAGGCGCGTCTCGCGTCAGCGGGTCAGCGCGCGGTCCGCAGCGGTGCGCGCCCACTGCTCCGCCGCGAGCACGCCGTCGAGTGACGGCTCCCCCGCGGTGTGCTCCTCGACGATGCGCTCGACCGTGTCGACGATGTCCAGGAAACCGATCGCACCGGCGTGGAACGCGGAGACGGCCTGCTCGTTCGCGGCGTTGAACACGGCCGGGAACGTCCCACCCAGCTCGCCCACCCGCTTCGCGAGGGCGACGGCGCCGAAGGCGTCCTGGTCGAGGGGCTCGAACGTCCACGTGCTCGCGGTCGTCCAGTCGAGCGGCACGCCGACGCCGGGCACCCGGTCCGGCCAGGCCAGGCCGAGTGCGATCGGCAGGCGCATGTCCGGCGGCGACGCCTGGGCGATGGTGGAACCGTCGACGAACTCGACCA
Encoded here:
- a CDS encoding cysteine hydrolase family protein, whose protein sequence is MSAEIPDDAWLVVIDMQQVFTGENPWAAPRYDHAGAGIERLLPRFTGRTVFTRFVAPAEPEGAWVPYYRDWPFALVPDADPLYALTEPFASAAADRNDPVVTEPTFGKWGTSLQAVVGDHPHLVLTGVSTDCCVLSTALAAADAGATVTVVADACAGGTDEDHDHALAVMRLYAPLITVVDSVREL
- a CDS encoding purine-cytosine permease family protein — encoded protein: MSTAATNPPEVRAVERQGLDVIAESDRKGTPRGLFWPWFAANISVLGLSYGSFVLGFGISLAQATIVSVIGVVFSFLLCGVVAIAGKRGSAPTMVLSRAAFGVRGNRVPSFLSWILTVGWETSLAALAVLATSTVFTELGWDGGVLTKVVALVVVAALVVGAGVAGFDVIMRLQTLITVITGVLTVVYIVLAVPSIDFAAIAAMPAGSGQQVIGALVLVMTGFGLGWVNAAADYSRYLPRAASTGGVVGWTTFGGALAPAILVVFGVLLAGSSPDLNAAIQDDPIGALTTILPIWFLIPFAIVAILGLVGGAVLDIYSSGLALLSVGVKIPRPVAAGVDGAFMVAGAVYIAFFATSFAKPFQAFLITLGVPIAVWAGIFVADVLLRRRAYAESELDDRRGRYGDVRWGAIALVLVGTALGWGLVTLSSPAWLTWQGYLLGPFGLGGREGPWAYANLGVLVALVVGFLGTLLFARGSIRRQEALATPDDLR
- a CDS encoding M50 family metallopeptidase gives rise to the protein MTVESVLLFVLGVVVFIIGLLVSIGLHELGHLSFAKLFNVKVTQYSLGFGKAMWSFKRGETEYGIRPILLGGYISMVGMLKPRASGRANAITNTGMYGAFVQDARQASAEQIADSGGDDSRAFYRLTPWKRIIVMVAGPAMNLVIGIVLFGVLLCGFGAPTTTFTSSVGCVLPNSQTTECSPGDAVSPAKQAGIEPGDVVLSVNGEQDPTITRVSEVFQESAGEQVTVVVERDGARKTLEITPTTATRDVYDAEGKVVKNDDGTTKTQRVGVVGVSIGQSLVRQSPAEVLPATGAQIAASAHLIIDLPQRLVAVWNAAFGAQERSQDSPVSVVGVGRAIGEVSSMSGVPVVDKAYTILGLLASLNIGLFVLNMVPLLPLDGGHIAGALWEAIKRRSFKLVGKADPGPIDLAKTMPLTMVVVVLLAGMSALLIYADIVRPVNLFG